The window ACCGGCTTTCGGCCTTGCAGGCTTCGCTGGAGCAGGCCCTTCAGGTTCGGGGGATCCCCAGGGAGGAGCGCCCCTTCCGGCCCCACCTCACCCTCGGGCGGTTCCGAGAGCCCTCGGCGGAGCCTCGGCTGGAGGACCTTCTCCGCGGCCTGAGAACCTTCGATGCGGGCGCCTTCGAGGCCGACCGCGTCACTCTTTTCCACAGCACGCTCACCCCCGCCGGTCCCCGGTACGGCGTCCTGCGCCACTGGCCTCTGGGAGGAGAGAGATGACCCCGCGCGACGGATGGATTCTCCTCGTGTGCTACCTTGCCGGCTCCATTCCCTTCGGACTTCTTCTCACGCGTTGGAGGGGCGGAGGGGACATCCGCACCATGGGATCGGGCAACATCGGCGCCACCAACGTCCTTCGCACCCAGGGGAAGGTCCTCGGGGCGCTCACCCTGGTCCTGGACTTCGCCAAGGCGGCCCTGTCGGTCTGGGCCGGGAGCCGCTGGGGGACGGCCCCCTTCGTGGCCGCCGCGGCGGGGGCGGCGGCCGTCGTGGGCCACTGCTTCCCCGTCTACCTCCGGTTCAAGGGGGGGAAGGGCATCGCCTCCGGGTTGGGGACCTTCCTCTTCGTGGCCCCGGCAGCGACCTTCGCCGCCTTCGCCGTTTTCGTCGCGGAGATCCTCCTCTTGCGGTACGTATCCCTGGGATCGGTGCTGGCCTGTCTGACCTTCAGCGCCACGATCCTCGGCCTCCATCACCTCCTCGGCTGGTACCCGGCCGGGTCGGCCTGGATCGGAGCGGCCACGGGCCTCCTCCTCATCACCCGCCACCACGCCAACCTCCGCCGTCTGCTGAAGGGGACCGAGCCCCGGATCTGGGGCCCCGGCAGCAGGGGAGAGGCGGGAGGCGAGCCGTGAAGGGCCCCGGCAGCACCGTAGTCTGGGGAGCGGGGGCCTGGGGCACGGCCCTGGCCCTCCATCTCCAGAGGGCGGGCGGGTCCGTGGCGCTCTGGGTGTACGAAGAGGCCCAGTTCGAATCCATGGTCCGCCGCCGGGAAAACGCCGACTTCCTGCCGGGCCACCTCCTGCCGGAGTCCATCCGGCTCTTCCACGACCCCGGGGAAGCCCCCGGGGACGCCGCGGCGTGGATTTCCGTTTCGCCGGCCCAGGCCACGCGGTCGCTCTGGCGC is drawn from Acidobacteriota bacterium and contains these coding sequences:
- the plsY gene encoding glycerol-3-phosphate 1-O-acyltransferase PlsY gives rise to the protein MTPRDGWILLVCYLAGSIPFGLLLTRWRGGGDIRTMGSGNIGATNVLRTQGKVLGALTLVLDFAKAALSVWAGSRWGTAPFVAAAAGAAAVVGHCFPVYLRFKGGKGIASGLGTFLFVAPAATFAAFAVFVAEILLLRYVSLGSVLACLTFSATILGLHHLLGWYPAGSAWIGAATGLLLITRHHANLRRLLKGTEPRIWGPGSRGEAGGEP